From a single Gracilimonas sp. genomic region:
- a CDS encoding efflux RND transporter periplasmic adaptor subunit, with protein MKKFNLILITVFAALIAACSGEAPEIANDEVVGKTVNVETRTLQPETFRSQLRVVGNVETKNDIMISAEVTGRIMEQSVPEGAIVKKGQTILRIDDAKLKQEKARLEAATEQARENYERLQRVYEESEIGSEIDVLNAKFNYQQNKSALESIKVDLENTTISAPFAGTVEQFMLEEGEMASPGTPVVRLIGTNKYIVTAGVPARYADVVQSGDDVEVWFDTQNADTLQGEISFVGNSIDPQSRTFRIEVLLPVQQKSYKVDMIANLRLNTLMEENVLIVSEEFIYKEEDEFITYVKTENESGAPVAERRVVELGPSYRSDVIIRSGLAPGEELITIGSAFLNDGVRLNIVESRESDLASN; from the coding sequence ATGAAAAAATTTAATCTGATTTTAATAACTGTTTTTGCAGCCCTTATTGCTGCCTGTTCGGGAGAAGCCCCTGAAATTGCCAATGATGAAGTTGTGGGGAAAACGGTGAACGTAGAAACAAGAACGCTTCAGCCGGAGACATTCAGAAGTCAGCTTCGGGTAGTGGGAAATGTGGAAACCAAAAACGACATCATGATTTCCGCTGAAGTGACCGGGCGTATCATGGAGCAGTCAGTTCCGGAAGGTGCTATCGTTAAAAAAGGCCAAACCATCCTGAGGATTGATGACGCTAAACTGAAGCAGGAAAAAGCCCGCCTTGAGGCTGCAACCGAGCAAGCCCGTGAAAATTACGAGCGCCTGCAGCGTGTGTATGAGGAAAGTGAAATCGGCTCGGAAATTGATGTGTTGAATGCGAAATTCAATTATCAACAGAACAAATCCGCGCTGGAGTCGATTAAGGTTGATCTGGAAAACACCACTATTTCAGCTCCTTTTGCCGGCACGGTAGAGCAGTTCATGCTGGAAGAAGGCGAAATGGCAAGTCCCGGAACACCTGTGGTTAGGCTGATCGGTACCAACAAGTACATTGTGACGGCCGGTGTGCCTGCCCGCTATGCAGATGTGGTGCAGTCAGGTGACGATGTTGAAGTATGGTTCGACACTCAGAATGCAGATACCCTTCAGGGAGAAATTTCTTTTGTTGGAAACAGTATTGACCCGCAAAGCCGCACATTCCGAATCGAAGTTCTGCTTCCGGTTCAGCAAAAAAGCTATAAGGTAGATATGATTGCCAACCTGCGCCTGAATACACTGATGGAAGAAAACGTGCTGATTGTAAGCGAAGAATTCATCTATAAAGAAGAAGACGAGTTCATTACATATGTAAAAACAGAGAATGAGTCCGGCGCTCCGGTTGCAGAAAGGAGAGTTGTGGAATTAGGGCCGTCTTACCGGTCGGATGTAATTATAAGAAGCGGACTTGCTCCCGGTGAAGAGTTGATTACCATCGGGTCGGCCTTTCTTAATGATGGTGTGAGACTGAATATTGTGGAATCTCGTGAGAGCGATCTTGCATCCAATTAA
- a CDS encoding TolC family protein yields MRFTFLVTGLLLLLQSTAFGQVKGDSLFADAELTLEDAIKVAVANNPQVNRALLSVKDADELVDIAYSEVYPNISSSMSYTRNFEVPVNFIPAIIFDQNADPDELVPVAFGTDNNWQGGFTVTQNIFRGEVFVGLSTSEIFKTVQQENLRATTQQIITQARVAYYQVLVAKEQLRLQEAQIRRIEQNLKENRARQQAGLVDEYAVLQLEVQLSNQRPQLIEAKYAVDEAYRGLKLALGLPLQVDFEVKGNFNAFDIVSEDAGAEENAQIKRIDQMNPFIYQREEEPMSSFVDERGDLRILDARLNLNEKEIQAVKSRFLPTITASYNLQWSAAEPGSPTFFENNTRFQTLGINVSLPIFEGFKRMADVQRAQIARKDIEEQIRAAELSAENEVASAAEELNKSFETAEARKQALEQAEEGYQRALARLENGIGSQLEVTDAEVQVRQAEVNYALMVFEYLSAKAQYDLATGQVPYVDTMEMEVE; encoded by the coding sequence ATGAGATTTACTTTCCTTGTAACAGGATTGCTTTTGCTCTTACAATCAACGGCATTTGGACAGGTAAAAGGCGACTCACTATTTGCTGATGCAGAACTAACACTGGAAGATGCCATCAAGGTGGCCGTTGCCAACAATCCACAGGTTAATCGGGCACTGCTTTCCGTAAAAGATGCGGATGAACTCGTTGATATTGCGTACAGCGAAGTGTATCCGAATATCTCTTCAAGCATGAGCTACACCCGGAACTTTGAAGTGCCTGTAAACTTTATTCCGGCCATCATATTTGATCAGAATGCAGATCCCGATGAATTGGTGCCCGTAGCATTCGGAACGGATAATAACTGGCAGGGTGGATTTACGGTTACCCAAAACATTTTCCGGGGCGAGGTTTTTGTAGGACTTTCCACTTCAGAAATTTTCAAGACTGTTCAGCAGGAAAACCTCCGGGCCACAACTCAGCAGATTATAACACAAGCCCGGGTAGCTTACTATCAGGTGTTGGTTGCTAAAGAGCAGCTAAGGCTGCAGGAAGCTCAGATCAGGCGAATTGAGCAGAACCTGAAAGAAAACCGTGCCCGTCAGCAGGCCGGACTTGTTGATGAATACGCCGTGCTTCAACTTGAAGTGCAGCTGAGCAATCAGCGTCCACAGTTAATCGAAGCTAAGTATGCGGTTGATGAAGCTTACCGGGGGCTGAAGTTGGCGCTGGGATTACCACTACAGGTTGATTTTGAAGTGAAGGGAAATTTCAACGCTTTTGATATCGTATCAGAAGATGCAGGTGCTGAGGAGAATGCCCAGATCAAAAGAATCGACCAGATGAACCCCTTTATTTATCAGAGAGAAGAGGAACCCATGAGCTCGTTTGTGGATGAGCGCGGCGATCTTCGTATTCTGGATGCACGACTAAACCTGAATGAAAAAGAAATTCAGGCGGTGAAGAGCCGGTTTCTGCCAACCATCACAGCATCCTACAACTTGCAATGGAGCGCAGCCGAACCGGGCAGCCCCACCTTTTTCGAAAACAACACAAGATTTCAGACACTCGGGATTAATGTAAGCCTGCCCATATTTGAAGGCTTCAAAAGAATGGCTGACGTTCAACGCGCCCAGATTGCCCGGAAGGATATCGAAGAACAAATTCGCGCAGCTGAGTTGTCTGCTGAAAATGAGGTTGCATCTGCAGCTGAAGAGCTGAACAAAAGTTTTGAGACGGCAGAAGCTCGCAAACAAGCTCTTGAGCAAGCCGAGGAAGGATATCAGCGGGCGCTTGCAAGACTGGAGAATGGTATCGGTTCACAATTAGAAGTTACAGATGCCGAAGTACAGGTCCGTCAGGCGGAAGTAAACTATGCGCTGATGGTTTTTGAATATCTGAGTGCCAAAGCTCAATACGATCTGGCAACCGGTCAGGTACCTTATGTTGATACTATGGAAATGGAAGTAGAATGA
- a CDS encoding TetR/AcrR family transcriptional regulator translates to MGTSERKEREKEQKKLLILESAEELILEKGLDHLNMDEVAERAEVSKGSLYHYFKNKTDLVLGICNKATNMLSGQISDVLIRDLPGIEMVYTIGATFLNFVRSHPEFFRSMRFFDNLKDTDQLGESEYIEMCQSNMDTSFTSMVRAIQIGMQDGSINDSYDAKELAVLLWSTSHGMVNLAYLHQNTPHFHLLEKNKVEMNSLFEGYMKLIGCGIATDESKKDIDSKSIFETESK, encoded by the coding sequence ATGGGAACATCGGAGCGCAAAGAGCGCGAAAAAGAACAGAAAAAGCTGCTGATCCTGGAGTCGGCCGAGGAGTTGATCCTTGAGAAGGGACTTGACCATCTCAATATGGATGAAGTGGCTGAGCGGGCAGAGGTTAGCAAAGGCTCGCTGTATCATTATTTCAAAAATAAGACCGACCTGGTACTGGGTATTTGTAATAAAGCCACCAATATGCTTTCCGGGCAGATTTCGGATGTATTAATCCGAGACCTTCCCGGAATTGAAATGGTATATACCATCGGGGCAACCTTCCTGAATTTTGTACGATCTCATCCGGAGTTTTTCCGGTCTATGCGCTTTTTTGATAACCTGAAAGACACTGATCAGCTTGGTGAAAGTGAATACATCGAAATGTGTCAATCCAATATGGATACTTCTTTTACAAGCATGGTTCGCGCTATTCAGATAGGTATGCAAGACGGATCTATAAATGATTCTTATGATGCAAAAGAGCTGGCTGTTCTTTTGTGGAGCACCTCTCATGGAATGGTAAACCTGGCTTATTTACATCAGAATACTCCGCATTTTCATCTTTTGGAAAAGAACAAAGTAGAGATGAATTCTTTGTTCGAAGGCTATATGAAACTCATCGGTTGCGGAATTGCAACGGATGAGAGTAAAAAAGATATTGACTCGAAGTCAATTTTTGAAACAGAATCTAAATAG
- a CDS encoding DMT family transporter, producing the protein MKRPYLIDLSLILVAIIWALNFSIVKVSLREMDPYSFNALRFIFATALLWYVARKRGHSLKVKKEHFWKLVGIGIVGNLFYQLFFIIGVNYTYAANAAVMLGTIPIWVALLSQFFTDEKLTLLKGLGVLFAFAGVTLIIMGGQDTLSFESETFLGNIITLVAAVCWATYTILSRKYLAIYSPIQYSAFMSVVGLIALLIVGLPFLIKLNWSEISYIGYGGIFYSGALSIGLAYIIWNNGVKMIGAVRTAAYQNLVPVLGLIFGLVLLGEELSVLQYIGAGLVITGIVLARLTVTSFKKSVKTK; encoded by the coding sequence TTGAAGCGACCGTATTTAATTGACCTCAGCCTGATCCTTGTAGCCATTATATGGGCATTGAACTTCAGCATTGTAAAAGTTTCTCTGCGCGAGATGGATCCTTACAGCTTCAATGCACTGCGGTTTATCTTCGCCACCGCCTTGTTATGGTATGTAGCCCGCAAAAGAGGACATTCTCTAAAAGTAAAGAAAGAGCATTTTTGGAAATTAGTGGGCATCGGGATAGTCGGCAACCTGTTTTACCAGCTGTTCTTCATCATCGGGGTGAATTACACCTATGCAGCAAATGCCGCCGTGATGCTGGGCACCATTCCTATTTGGGTAGCTTTGCTTTCTCAGTTTTTTACGGATGAAAAACTTACGCTACTGAAAGGTCTCGGCGTTTTATTTGCCTTTGCCGGAGTGACACTCATCATTATGGGCGGACAGGATACCCTTTCCTTTGAATCCGAAACATTCCTTGGAAATATCATCACTCTTGTTGCCGCCGTGTGCTGGGCTACCTACACCATCCTTTCCAGAAAATACCTGGCTATTTACAGCCCTATACAGTATTCGGCATTTATGTCGGTTGTCGGGCTTATTGCCTTGCTGATCGTTGGACTGCCCTTTCTGATCAAACTGAACTGGAGTGAAATTTCATACATTGGCTATGGCGGGATTTTCTATAGCGGGGCCTTATCGATCGGCCTGGCTTACATTATATGGAATAACGGCGTAAAAATGATCGGCGCGGTTCGCACAGCCGCTTACCAAAACCTGGTGCCGGTATTAGGGCTGATATTCGGACTGGTTTTATTAGGTGAAGAACTCTCCGTTCTTCAATATATTGGGGCCGGATTAGTTATTACCGGAATAGTGTTAGCACGATTAACTGTAACTTCCTTTAAGAAATCTGTAAAAACAAAGTGA
- a CDS encoding SLBB domain-containing protein has product MHPAIGQNNQSNNQSGTGLNLNFDIFDGSYYSDPLGIQLAARQLPYDGTIDKSTYELGVNDLLSIRVEASKNFFIRGVMVNPAGDVIIPSIGPVNVDGLTITEAEQKIKEESEGYVKNASVVITLESPRPIYIQVTGGVPYPGKYMIPSQSRVDQAIYSSVTDGSRDLRNASLSNSSDFLTKGNYAYRNIKIEREDGSVEYADLVSYFRIGDAEFNPKVKDGDIITLKKQNIETPKVSISGAVKADYEFQFIKGDTPEKLLQIGGGFEVIADTSYLMVFRRTDTGAEKIIVEPENWDTFKLQPNDRVVAPFSDEKNTSASAWVYGEVEIPGNFPVYSGETTALELLELSGGLTNNALPQAAYLMRSGGFRNEIPNKFNADLMRRTSDQVIQGLEYLEAETKLSQNKVYIDLKDESQLAGLKIFDGDRLYIPRDENTLFVFGQVNNPGYFPYTPGANAMDYVSRAGGFALSADKDRVFVIKAGNATWYRPGETEIQSGDRIFVDRQPVEELNALRSYQIQKESIKNTRIQLIMTGISTITGIITTYVAIQNIRN; this is encoded by the coding sequence ATGCATCCTGCCATTGGGCAAAATAATCAAAGCAACAACCAAAGCGGGACCGGACTAAACCTGAATTTCGATATTTTTGACGGAAGTTATTATTCAGATCCGCTTGGCATTCAATTGGCTGCACGGCAGCTTCCTTATGATGGCACCATCGACAAAAGCACTTATGAGCTGGGAGTAAATGATCTGCTTTCGATAAGAGTAGAAGCTTCTAAAAACTTTTTTATCCGGGGCGTAATGGTTAACCCCGCCGGTGATGTCATTATTCCATCTATCGGACCGGTAAATGTAGACGGGCTCACCATCACCGAAGCCGAACAAAAGATTAAAGAGGAATCAGAAGGTTATGTGAAAAATGCCTCCGTGGTTATCACACTTGAAAGTCCCCGACCGATTTACATTCAGGTTACCGGTGGTGTACCATATCCGGGGAAGTATATGATTCCTTCCCAATCGCGGGTTGATCAAGCCATTTATTCATCCGTTACGGACGGAAGTCGCGACCTGAGAAATGCCTCCCTTTCCAATTCCAGTGATTTTTTAACAAAGGGTAATTATGCCTACCGGAACATCAAAATCGAACGGGAAGACGGTTCTGTAGAGTATGCAGACTTGGTATCCTATTTCAGGATCGGGGATGCTGAATTCAACCCAAAAGTTAAAGACGGGGATATCATCACCCTGAAAAAACAGAATATTGAAACTCCGAAAGTCAGTATTTCCGGTGCTGTGAAAGCAGATTATGAGTTCCAGTTTATTAAAGGGGACACTCCGGAAAAGCTGTTACAAATAGGCGGCGGTTTTGAAGTAATTGCCGACACCAGCTACCTGATGGTATTCCGAAGAACGGATACCGGAGCTGAGAAAATTATCGTAGAACCTGAAAACTGGGACACTTTCAAACTACAGCCCAATGACCGGGTAGTAGCTCCATTCAGTGACGAAAAAAATACTTCCGCCTCGGCCTGGGTATATGGTGAAGTTGAAATTCCCGGTAACTTCCCGGTCTATTCCGGAGAAACTACCGCACTTGAACTGCTGGAACTCTCCGGTGGCTTGACGAACAATGCCCTCCCCCAAGCAGCCTACCTGATGAGAAGTGGCGGCTTTAGAAATGAAATTCCGAATAAGTTCAACGCAGACCTGATGCGCCGAACTTCCGATCAGGTAATTCAAGGGTTGGAATACCTGGAAGCGGAAACCAAGCTCAGCCAAAACAAAGTGTATATCGACCTGAAAGACGAAAGTCAGCTTGCAGGCCTGAAGATTTTTGATGGAGACCGTTTGTACATCCCAAGAGACGAGAATACGCTTTTTGTATTTGGTCAGGTAAACAATCCTGGTTACTTCCCTTACACGCCGGGAGCCAATGCCATGGATTATGTGAGCCGCGCCGGTGGATTTGCCCTGTCGGCCGACAAAGACCGTGTATTCGTGATCAAAGCAGGCAATGCCACCTGGTACCGACCGGGCGAAACGGAAATCCAGTCCGGCGACCGCATATTTGTTGACCGCCAGCCGGTAGAAGAACTGAATGCGTTACGAAGCTATCAAATTCAGAAAGAGAGCATCAAAAACACCCGCATACAGCTGATTATGACCGGTATCAGCACCATTACCGGAATTATAACTACGTATGTAGCTATTCAGAATATCAGGAATTAA
- a CDS encoding D-glucuronyl C5-epimerase family protein encodes MFRWQYIIPIILIISGCNLLSEKSEKVKDLSEVNLKAYSIQELPYHEMPYIREYVRSMTMDAFDQDSVPMYVYDGTPYYHPVYISALGISFVDGYVRTGDPDYLKLSKRIANRLVENANQANDKFLFPYNFDYTYSSGDFLKSPWYSGMAQGRILTFFTRLYNVTGDPKYSEWASKTFESLKLLKSQEEQWISLIDVEGYFWIEEYIIEKPVHVLNGFIFATFGLYDYYLMTQDEEVLKLLQASITTIERYISDYRNPGGISFYDLNNKPTKEFYHGVHISQLNTLHKITGEQYFKTMADSLENDYPAPD; translated from the coding sequence ATGTTTAGATGGCAATATATAATACCCATTATCTTGATTATTTCAGGGTGTAACCTACTTTCTGAGAAATCTGAAAAAGTAAAAGATTTGTCGGAGGTAAACCTAAAAGCTTATTCAATTCAAGAGCTCCCCTATCATGAAATGCCATATATAAGAGAATATGTTCGCTCCATGACAATGGATGCTTTTGACCAGGATTCAGTACCGATGTATGTGTACGATGGTACGCCCTATTACCACCCGGTATATATATCTGCTTTAGGAATTAGCTTTGTAGACGGATATGTACGAACCGGTGATCCGGATTACCTCAAACTTTCCAAGCGCATCGCAAATAGGCTGGTCGAAAATGCTAATCAAGCAAACGATAAGTTCCTTTTCCCTTATAACTTTGATTACACCTATTCGAGCGGAGATTTCCTAAAAAGCCCGTGGTATTCAGGGATGGCACAGGGCCGGATTTTAACTTTTTTTACCCGCCTATATAATGTAACCGGTGATCCTAAATATTCAGAGTGGGCTTCTAAAACTTTTGAATCTCTTAAGCTGCTTAAAAGCCAGGAAGAGCAATGGATTTCGCTTATTGATGTTGAAGGTTATTTTTGGATTGAGGAATACATAATAGAAAAACCTGTACATGTACTAAATGGATTTATCTTTGCAACATTTGGGCTTTATGATTATTACCTAATGACGCAGGATGAAGAAGTATTAAAGTTGCTTCAGGCCTCTATTACAACTATAGAGCGGTACATAAGTGATTACCGTAATCCTGGTGGGATTAGCTTTTATGATTTAAATAATAAGCCTACAAAAGAGTTCTACCATGGAGTGCACATTTCACAACTTAATACTCTACACAAGATTACAGGGGAGCAATATTTTAAAACGATGGCTGACTCGTTGGAAAATGACTACCCAGCCCCTGATTAA
- a CDS encoding oligosaccharide flippase family protein, whose protein sequence is MKKLYKKIPSELRDIFTLVVGNGFALFVPVIVSPIISRMYDATDFGVFTIYLAMLSLISSFATGRYDFAILITKSRYNAQHLFKVAMLLTIGVAMVVMLITLVFWKEILQIFNSPSMGAYLFLVPINILLFAVIKASQNGLNREKEYSPISVSKTIRSVLVGGFQVILGAMGFLSGGLIIGKLSGDLFSSGYLLRKLNKVDNYLTSSFSLKRASYLMKKYEKFLKVNAPHAFVNALSLSVIPILLSYFFNEKTVGYYGLAYMVCIVPVQLIASAFYQVFSQKVSEMYNDKISLRGYTKKTLKQLFMLSVIPFGILTFFGPEIFQFVFGVEWLVSGELVQLLAPFLFVVFLISPVTYIPLIYNEHNKSFYFEIALFIIRVVAIIAGANMGGIYLAIGLFSGVSILIQVINLIWIINLTKKYKVE, encoded by the coding sequence ATGAAAAAGCTTTATAAAAAAATCCCCAGTGAGTTGAGGGATATTTTTACTTTGGTTGTTGGAAATGGTTTTGCGCTATTTGTCCCTGTGATAGTTTCTCCGATAATAAGCAGGATGTATGATGCTACTGATTTTGGAGTATTTACTATTTATTTGGCCATGCTTTCTCTAATTAGTTCTTTTGCAACCGGGAGGTATGACTTTGCGATTTTAATAACCAAGAGTCGCTATAATGCGCAGCATTTGTTTAAAGTTGCTATGCTATTAACCATTGGCGTTGCAATGGTTGTAATGTTGATTACTTTGGTATTTTGGAAAGAGATTCTCCAGATATTCAATAGTCCCTCTATGGGGGCATATTTATTTTTAGTACCTATAAACATTCTTTTATTTGCTGTTATAAAAGCTTCACAGAATGGGCTAAACAGAGAAAAAGAGTATAGTCCTATATCAGTTAGCAAAACGATCAGGTCAGTTTTAGTGGGGGGCTTCCAGGTAATTCTTGGGGCAATGGGGTTTTTAAGTGGAGGGTTAATTATTGGCAAGCTATCCGGGGATCTATTTTCTTCAGGATACCTTTTAAGAAAATTGAATAAAGTAGATAATTATTTAACCTCTTCTTTTTCATTAAAAAGGGCTTCTTATTTGATGAAAAAGTATGAGAAGTTTTTGAAAGTAAATGCTCCCCATGCATTTGTAAACGCCCTCTCATTAAGTGTAATACCAATACTTCTGAGTTATTTTTTTAATGAAAAAACGGTTGGTTATTACGGTCTGGCCTATATGGTCTGTATTGTACCTGTACAATTAATAGCCAGTGCTTTTTATCAGGTATTCAGTCAAAAAGTATCTGAAATGTATAACGATAAAATTAGTTTAAGAGGTTATACCAAAAAAACACTTAAACAACTTTTTATGTTATCAGTGATTCCATTCGGTATTCTTACTTTTTTCGGGCCGGAAATTTTTCAGTTTGTTTTTGGGGTAGAATGGTTAGTGTCAGGTGAGTTGGTTCAATTATTGGCGCCTTTTTTATTTGTTGTCTTCCTAATTTCTCCTGTAACCTATATTCCTTTGATTTATAACGAGCATAATAAATCGTTTTATTTTGAGATAGCTCTCTTCATTATAAGAGTGGTAGCTATAATTGCAGGAGCAAATATGGGTGGTATTTACCTTGCTATTGGATTATTCAGTGGAGTCAGCATATTAATACAGGTAATAAACTTAATTTGGATAATTAATTTAACAAAAAAATATAAGGTTGAGTGA
- a CDS encoding glycosyltransferase family 4 protein, whose translation MKIALISHLFPTELHPFSGKFIKDQLTMLNSEPGIEADLIVPTPFSIPFTKRKRKNHSDLLVNCEANRLRYLSFPRKRFPTLISASLSKVVGNYFKNQTYDVINVHWIYPDALCIPELKQLGFKTVLTVHGSDWYQSKNNRTLSKLFGEVLHHVDRVLYSGPKLKEDMESHFPFLSRKSEIIYNMVDEHLYDVPAVEEKDSAKKELNWDTEKTHSLTVANIRHEKGIDLLLKSINEEMGLKNTHFHIIGAAGPESYMTEIHSLLKANSFDNITIHQPVLPGQLIKYYHAADFFTQPSRREGFSVAILEAMACGLPVICTDVGGNRFLIDDQTGLLINNGTSGKLSDELRKMAEQYKSYDRNVIHSKVTSKYGREAFKKRLLGNFTEVLADYTV comes from the coding sequence TTGAAAATAGCTTTAATTAGTCACCTTTTCCCAACAGAACTTCACCCTTTTTCAGGAAAGTTCATAAAAGACCAATTGACCATGCTCAATAGTGAGCCGGGAATTGAGGCGGATTTAATTGTACCAACCCCTTTTTCCATTCCATTTACCAAGCGAAAAAGGAAGAACCATTCTGATTTACTTGTTAACTGTGAAGCTAATCGCCTTCGATATTTATCATTTCCACGTAAAAGATTCCCGACACTCATTTCAGCAAGCCTTTCTAAAGTCGTTGGGAATTACTTTAAGAATCAAACTTATGATGTCATTAATGTCCACTGGATTTATCCGGATGCACTGTGTATACCTGAACTGAAGCAGTTGGGCTTTAAAACAGTACTTACTGTACATGGAAGTGATTGGTATCAAAGTAAAAATAATAGAACGTTGAGCAAGCTGTTTGGAGAGGTTCTTCATCACGTAGATAGGGTTTTATATTCTGGCCCAAAGCTTAAAGAAGACATGGAATCTCACTTTCCATTTCTGTCTCGAAAATCTGAAATCATTTACAATATGGTGGATGAACATCTATATGATGTCCCGGCTGTAGAAGAAAAGGATTCTGCGAAAAAGGAGTTGAACTGGGACACAGAAAAAACCCATAGCTTAACAGTAGCAAATATTCGTCATGAAAAAGGGATTGACCTCTTACTCAAATCCATAAATGAAGAAATGGGATTAAAAAATACCCACTTCCATATTATTGGAGCGGCAGGGCCGGAAAGTTATATGACCGAAATCCATTCGCTTCTTAAAGCCAATTCATTTGATAATATCACCATTCATCAACCTGTTCTTCCTGGCCAGCTTATTAAGTATTATCATGCCGCAGATTTCTTTACCCAGCCAAGCCGGCGAGAGGGTTTTAGCGTGGCCATATTAGAGGCAATGGCTTGTGGACTTCCTGTGATCTGCACTGATGTTGGAGGCAACAGGTTTCTCATTGATGACCAAACCGGCCTATTAATCAATAATGGCACTTCCGGAAAACTCAGCGATGAACTCCGGAAAATGGCTGAGCAATATAAATCTTACGATAGAAATGTTATCCATAGTAAAGTAACATCTAAATATGGACGTGAAGCATTCAAAAAAAGATTACTTGGCAACTTTACTGAAGTATTAGCAGATTATACTGTATAA
- a CDS encoding glycosyltransferase family 4 protein, with the protein MDSSFPKIVQLSSVHTLYDTRIFYKICRSLVDAGYNVDLLVQNPGNEVLDGIKVLGLPVAEKKWDRFLKTIPALFRKVIQYPQGTIFHFHDPELIPIGLFLKSCGYRVIYDVHEDVPASILDKEWIYKPLRNLFSRIADKLEKLANSKLDATVVVTKSIRDRFKESTYLIQNFPQLSELEMTSQREARLESPQVFYVGRISKQRCIVEMIEAIERTNAEREITFLLAGAFDDNELRESIENRKGWKFTDFKGLINRKELSKYAQNSFAGLVLFKPVANHINAQPNKLFEYMAQGLPIIGSDFPLWREIVTENHCGLLVDPEKAEEISKAILWLDSHPEEANKMGENGKKMVLKKYNWSIEEKKLLNLYSIIC; encoded by the coding sequence ATGGATAGTTCGTTTCCTAAAATCGTTCAGTTAAGTTCGGTTCATACCCTGTATGACACCCGGATATTTTATAAGATCTGCCGTTCTTTGGTAGATGCCGGGTATAACGTGGATCTTTTAGTGCAGAATCCCGGAAATGAAGTGTTGGATGGTATAAAGGTTTTAGGGCTTCCTGTTGCTGAAAAGAAATGGGATCGATTTCTGAAAACAATACCGGCTTTATTCAGAAAGGTTATTCAGTATCCTCAGGGTACAATTTTTCATTTCCATGATCCGGAACTTATACCGATCGGACTTTTCTTGAAAAGTTGTGGTTACAGGGTAATTTATGATGTGCATGAAGATGTACCGGCCAGTATACTCGATAAGGAATGGATTTATAAGCCTCTCCGTAACCTTTTTTCCAGAATTGCAGATAAATTAGAAAAGCTTGCTAACTCCAAGTTAGATGCTACAGTCGTAGTTACGAAATCAATAAGAGACCGATTTAAGGAATCCACTTATTTGATTCAGAACTTTCCACAGTTATCTGAGCTTGAAATGACATCACAACGAGAAGCCCGGTTAGAATCACCTCAGGTATTTTATGTTGGCCGGATTTCAAAACAGCGATGTATTGTTGAAATGATTGAGGCGATTGAAAGAACTAATGCCGAAAGAGAGATTACTTTTCTGCTGGCCGGAGCATTTGATGACAATGAGCTGAGAGAATCAATAGAAAATAGAAAGGGCTGGAAGTTCACTGATTTTAAAGGGCTGATTAACCGAAAAGAACTTTCTAAATATGCGCAAAACTCATTTGCGGGCCTGGTTCTATTTAAACCGGTCGCAAATCACATAAACGCTCAGCCTAACAAGCTATTCGAATATATGGCTCAGGGGTTGCCGATTATAGGCTCGGACTTTCCTCTTTGGCGAGAAATAGTGACGGAAAACCATTGTGGTCTTTTAGTTGACCCGGAAAAAGCCGAAGAAATATCTAAGGCTATATTATGGTTAGACAGTCATCCTGAAGAGGCGAATAAGATGGGAGAAAATGGAAAGAAAATGGTGCTTAAAAAGTATAATTGGTCGATTGAGGAAAAGAAGTTGTTAAATTTATACAGTATAATCTGCTAA